The following coding sequences are from one Epinephelus fuscoguttatus linkage group LG7, E.fuscoguttatus.final_Chr_v1 window:
- the LOC125891478 gene encoding glycine N-acyltransferase-like protein 2 — protein sequence MIPDICTVFTKNPETLRSLLLNERVVNWRSGLIFRGIPNSHCHLIKELASLGGLDITEYGGYNTFIYSSLQNRHRQEKVLLLPISTLDESHAELVDTHLPYGGSQESLNHVRACIRHLPNHCVTDETGRPVSWMLSDELCELRMAYTLPEYRRAGHLLALSQALIRRMGSAGLPVYCHVNQQNQATINAVTSLGFSTCPSMEEISVLLILLRGCSALESLVHF from the exons ATGATTCCTGACATCTGCACCGTCTTCACCAAGAACCCAGAAACTCTGCGAAGTCTGCTGCTTAATGAGAGAGTCGTAAACTGGAGGAGCGGACTCATATTCAGAG GTATTCCTAACTCACACTGCCATCTCATCAAAGAGCTCGCCTCTCTCGGTGGGCTTGATATCACAGAATATGGGGGTTATAACACCTTCATCTACAGCAGCCTGCAGAATAGGCACAGGCAAGA GAAGGTGTTGCTGCTGCCAATTTCCACTCTGGACGAATCCCACGCGGAGCTCGTTGACACACACTTGCCTTACGGAGGCAGCCAGGAGAGCCTCAACCACGTGAGAGCCTGTATCCGCCATCTGCCAAACCACTGTGTGACGGATGAGACGGGCCGGCCTGTGTCCTGGATGCTGTCTGATGAGCTGTGTGAGCTGAGGATGGCTTACACCCTACCAGAGTACAGACGGGCCGGTCACCTCCTGGCTCTGTCTCAGGCTCTGATCCGCAGGATGGGCTCTGCGGGTTTACCCGTCTACTGCCACGTCAACCAACAGAACCAGGCCACCATTAACGCTGTGACCTCACtcggcttctctacgtgtcccAGTATGGAGGAGATCTCAGTGCTGCTAATAT TACTCAGGGGATGCAGCGCTTTAGAGAGTTTAGTCCATTTCTGA